The following are from one region of the Acidimicrobiia bacterium genome:
- a CDS encoding 2,3-diphosphoglycerate synthetase, with protein sequence MTSPRVVVLVDGEHHPSVVRAAVDDLRSRGVTVVGAAMLGGGEKLAPGDVPDLGVAVVDGSGPLDALTRALDRFDASIVVDLSDDPVLDARTRALLAAHALARGLTYRGADVEVTPPPRPRLCKKPSIAVVGTGKRTGKTAVAQALARALRTAGTEPVIVTMARGGPPRPELVDPRETDLTLAALLRRAASGQHAASDHLEDALAAGVAAIGTRRCGGGVAGTPAFDEFAAGVALANQRREGLVVLEGSGRAIPPVHADVTVCVVPAGADPDLVTGHVGVVALLLSDVVLVTLGAEPGRAGLVPSQRATPSRARELESRVRAVVPGVPVVTGSLRPVPLEPLAARNVFLATTAPDGAMPSIARQLERDAGAVVVGWTTNLGNRDRLRGDLVDLRGADVLVTEIKGAGVDTAARLAAERGMDVVFLRHDVDLHGESIATRARALADLATQRFESGDARR encoded by the coding sequence GTGACGTCTCCTCGTGTCGTCGTCCTCGTCGACGGCGAGCACCACCCGTCGGTCGTGCGTGCCGCGGTCGACGACCTCCGCTCGCGTGGCGTCACCGTGGTCGGTGCCGCGATGCTCGGCGGCGGCGAGAAGCTCGCTCCCGGCGACGTCCCCGACCTCGGCGTGGCCGTCGTCGACGGCTCCGGTCCGCTCGACGCGCTCACGCGCGCGCTCGACCGGTTCGACGCGTCGATCGTCGTCGACCTGTCGGACGATCCGGTGCTCGACGCGCGGACGCGCGCGCTGCTCGCCGCGCACGCGCTCGCGCGTGGCCTCACGTACCGCGGCGCGGATGTCGAGGTGACGCCGCCGCCCCGCCCGCGACTGTGCAAGAAGCCGAGCATCGCGGTCGTGGGGACGGGGAAGCGGACCGGCAAGACGGCCGTCGCACAGGCGCTCGCACGCGCGCTCCGCACCGCGGGGACGGAACCCGTGATCGTCACCATGGCGCGCGGAGGTCCGCCGCGGCCCGAGCTCGTTGACCCGCGCGAGACCGATCTCACGCTGGCGGCACTGCTGCGGCGCGCCGCGTCCGGTCAGCACGCGGCGAGCGATCATCTCGAGGACGCGCTCGCCGCTGGCGTCGCCGCGATCGGCACACGTCGGTGCGGCGGCGGGGTCGCGGGCACGCCCGCGTTCGACGAGTTCGCGGCGGGCGTCGCGCTCGCGAACCAACGTCGGGAAGGGCTCGTCGTGCTCGAAGGCTCCGGGCGCGCGATCCCGCCCGTCCACGCCGACGTGACCGTGTGCGTCGTTCCGGCCGGCGCCGATCCCGACCTCGTCACCGGCCACGTCGGTGTGGTCGCACTGTTGCTGAGCGATGTGGTGCTCGTTACACTTGGCGCCGAGCCCGGCAGGGCGGGGCTCGTCCCGTCGCAGCGCGCAACCCCGTCGCGAGCGCGGGAGTTGGAATCCCGTGTGCGAGCGGTGGTTCCCGGGGTCCCGGTCGTGACCGGCAGCCTCCGGCCCGTCCCCCTCGAACCCCTCGCCGCACGCAACGTCTTCCTGGCCACCACGGCGCCCGATGGCGCGATGCCGTCGATCGCACGGCAGCTCGAGCGCGACGCAGGCGCGGTGGTCGTCGGCTGGACCACCAACCTGGGAAACCGGGACCGCCTCCGAGGTGACCTGGTGGACCTCCGAGGAGCGGACGTTCTCGTGACCGAGATCAAGGGCGCGGGCGTCGACACGGCGGCGAGGCTCGCGGCGGAACGAGGCATGGACGTGGTCTTCCTGCGACACGACGTCGACCTGCACGGCGAGTCGATCGCGACGCGCGCACGCGCGCTCGCCGATCTCGCGACGCAGCGGTTCGAGTCGGGGGACGCGCGACGGTGA